A genomic region of Oncorhynchus mykiss isolate Arlee chromosome 16, USDA_OmykA_1.1, whole genome shotgun sequence contains the following coding sequences:
- the LOC110491802 gene encoding uncharacterized protein C10orf105 translates to MATMNTTSDLAVNISSTLSFTKSPLLFNLSSLPTSLSSSPLPSEPHNPLLTIMVVLGLSLLLAVCAIFLAVCCGSSAQTEEDSVGGCSSGESLVCGPSLSSEPQLKLWKRLGSVQRSFTSSFRQPPQCRPECSTHCSPTRQQPDHSSLPTLPCPACLTMLQRYDYALTVR, encoded by the coding sequence ATGGCGACTATGAACACCACCAGTGATCTAGCGGTCAACATCTCTTCCACCCTTTCTTTTACAAAATCACCACTACTTTTCAACCTATCCAGCCTgcccacctccctctcttcctcccccctgcCATCAGAGCCTCACAACCCATTGCTGACCATCATGGTGGTGTTAGGCCTCTCCCTGCTCCTGGCTGTCTGTGCTATCTTCCTGGCCGTGTGTTGTGGGTCGTCAGCCCAGACAGAGGAGGACTCAGTTGGGGGTTGTAGTTCAGGCGAGTCCCTGGTCTGTGGGCCTTCTCTGTCATCGGAGCCCCAGCTCAAGCTGTGGAAGCGACTGGGCTCTGTACAGCGGTCGTTCACCTCCTCATTCAGACAACCGCCCCAGTGCAGGCCCGAGTGCAGCACCCACTGCTCCCCAACCAGACAGCAACCGGACCACAGCAGCTTACCCACCTTACCATGCCCTGCCTGTTTGACTATGTTACAGAGATATGACTACGCTCTGACCGTGAGATGA